Proteins from one Triticum aestivum cultivar Chinese Spring chromosome 7A, IWGSC CS RefSeq v2.1, whole genome shotgun sequence genomic window:
- the LOC123147700 gene encoding protein odr-4 homolog, translating to MVKAVVADEARIKAFEDAVASSGVLRSQVGLVVGKLSASSDRALVYSLLPTPPTDAGEPACSLRAAAPSAGKAKPKGGKGGAGASNDAPPTLQFDVDWVAEHARQVSRMLLGGMSVMGIYIWSSEGSFKATPSAVLSQVIRVVSQSVPWYGSDFDERLLLHLSYSPRRWACRICEMASGSLRPCDFKYSKLLASLQTFRCTYNFETRLTVVQAEPFKKVISKAISHLTKEVQNAKALIDGDLFSDDMTITSEGPHEVDLLVPFKNNLPAGECSLEGVAGLLLFAGSVSALAYLGPKESISEAISDLKVDIIASLRSRLDIILDEADDDSTTNDMENSASQKVTQVNFHELREPYSFSFPRRILIPWLAGSYICDYLQQSETTKDAMERCKEVISLETEVENSILEPETAASTATLESFWDVVPGASSRARAGPGPKDERPEQATGSGRTQDNSFSILAALFVLLVALLVGFMFAFPANSKT from the exons ATGGTGAAGGCGGTCGTCGCCGACGAGGCGCGCATCAAGGCCTTCGAGGACGCCGTCGCCTCCTCTGGCGTCCTTCGATCGCAG GTGGGGCTGGTGGTCGGGAAGCTCAGCGCCTCCTCCGACCGCGCACTCGTCTACTCCCTGCTCCCCACGCCGCCCACCGATGCCGGCGAGCCCGCTTGCTCCCTCCGGGCCGCCGCCCCCTCAGCTGGCAAGGCCAAGCCCAAGGGCGGGAAAGGTGGTGCAGGGGCTTCTAACGACGCGCCGCCGACGCTCCAGTTCGATGTCGACTGGGTCGCCGAACACGCCCGACAG GTGTCGAGGATGCTCCTTGGAGGAATGAGTGTCATGGGTATCTATATATGGTCTTCTGAAGGCTCCTTCAAAGCTACTCCTTCTGCTGTTTTATCACAG GTTATCAGAGTGGTTTCTCAGTCAGTTCCCTGGTACGGCAGTGACTTTGATGAGAGGCTGCTCCTTCATCTCTCTTACAGCCCAAGAAG GTGGGCCTGTCGCATATGTGAGATGGCATCAGGAAGTCTAAGGCCGTGTGACTTCAAATATAGCAAATTATTAGCTTCGCTTCAAACTTTCAGATGCACATACAATTTTGAGACGAG ATTGACAGTTGTTCAAGCTGAGCCTTTTAAGAAAGTTATTTCGAAGGCAATCAGTCATCTCACAAAGGAAGTGCAGAATGCCAAAGCCTTAATTGATGGAGATCTG TTTTCGGATGATATGACCATCACTTCAGAGGGCCCACACGAAGTCGATTTGCTTGTACCTTTCAAGAACAATTTGCCTGCCGGAG AATGCAGTTTAGAGGGGGTTGCTGGGTTGCTTCTCTTTGCTGGATCTGTCAGTGCGTTGGCATACTTAGGCCCAAAAGAATCTATTTCGGAAGCTATATCTGATCTGAAG GTGGACATCATTGCGAGCCTACGAAGCAGATTAGATATCATCCTTGATGAGGCAGATGATGACTCTACAACTAATGATATGGAGAATTCAGCATCTCAGAAGGTTACCCAAGTTAATTTTCATGAGCTGAG agAACCTTATAGTTTCTCATTCCCTAGAAGGATTCTGATTCCTTGGTTAGCTGGCTCCTATATTTGTGACTACTTGCAACAATCAGAAACGACAAAG GATGCAATGGAGCGTTGCAAGGAAGTGATATCACTGGAAACAGAAGTAGAGAACTCAATCCTAGAACCAGAAACCGCAGCATCTACTGCCACACTAGAATCGTTTTGGGATGTGGTGCCTGGAGCTTCATCACGTGCTCGTGCAGGGCCTGGTCCGAAAGATGAGCGCCCTGAACAGGCGACGGGTTCGGGGAGAACACAAGACAACAGTTTCAGCATCCTAGCTGCCTTGTTTGTGCTCCTGGTTGCTCTTCTAGTTGGATTTATGTTTGCGTTCCCTGCCAATTCGAAAACCTGA
- the LOC123147699 gene encoding choline transporter protein 1: MRGPLGRDASGAGAGGGKGGDDAAAGIIRHDRKCRDLPFLALFAAFWVAMIVNSSFGFNQGSPLRLTYGLDYKGNICGSKHGDPDLSELDVRYWVNPNQVYQSGLKNSTNDLADAKAICLMECPYPAEDGLNFVCDYPEGDIRLSVDDWIDRDYDYFEYLTPDMRNSSLQLQGPCYPIIFPSINVYWSCQFIARPSNVSLKHWQQMGGVSIDENMLIDKTIHNSINYKSSVLKRYVADIGKSWPVLIVCGGLLPLFLSLIWLAMIRYFVAGMPWITVILFNALVVSVTMFFYIKAGWIGNDPLTVVIGPSDPYVSIGGREINHLHAAAVLMTVVMIIAFLTSIAIVRRILIATSTTVLKVAAKVIGEVHALIIFPVVPYFALAIIYMFWFAATLYLFSSGQVLQNDCNAECCSFDLKLGKVNCDSCCGYSVHYTPHIGIAILFHLFGCYWATQFFIACSSTVIAGSVASYYWARGEISHDIPFHTVVSSVKRLLRYSLGSVALGSLIVSSVEWVRCILKSLRRRLKGVDSTGESRLGKTVSSSSHCCLGCIDWTIKSVNRNAYIVIAVTGKGFCKASELATGLIMNNILRIGKVNVIGDVILYLGKLCVSLSSALFAFLMLDTHKYRSAHNKISSPLFPVLLCWALGYVVAQLFFGVVETSVETIILSFCQDAEEHDGEAQYAPPLLMETLGDTSQLQRLTQGP, encoded by the exons ATGCGGGGGCCCCTCGGCCGCGACGCCTCCGGTGCCGGCgccgggggaggaaaaggaggagacgACGCCGCAGCCGGCATCATTCGCCACGACCGCAAGTGCCGGGACCTGCCGTTCCTCGCCCTCTTCGCCGCCTTCTGGGTCGCCATGATTGTCAACTCCAGCTTCGGGTTCAACCAGGGCAGCCCGCTCAG GCTGACTTACGGACTGGACTACAAAGGGAACATATGTGGCAGCAAGCACGGTGACCCAGATTTGAGTGAGCTGGATGTTCGTTACTGGGTGAACCCCAACCAGGTGTACCAAAGTGGGCTCAAAAATAGCACAAATGATCTAGCTGATGCTAAGGCCATCTGCCTGATGGAATGCCCCTATCCTGCGGAAGACGGGCTGAACTTTGTTTGTGATTATCCGGAAGGCGACATACGGCTCTCTGTCGATGATTGGATCGACAGGGACTATGATTACTTCGAGTATCTCACACCAGATATGAGGAACAGTTCTCTTCAGTTGCAGGGTCCGTGTTACCCCATCATATTTCCGAGTATAAATG TCTACTGGAGCTGCCAGTTTATTGCAAGGCCATCCAATGTTTCTCTGAAGCATTGGCAGCAGATGGGTGGTGTTAGCATTGATGAGAACATGCTAATAGACAAGACAATTCACAATAGCATCAACTATAAATCTTCTGTCTTAAAG AGATATGTTGCAGATATTGGGAAGTCTTGGCCTGTGTTAATCGTTTGTGGGGGATTACTCCCTCTTTTCCTATCTTTGATATGGTTAGCGATGATCCGATATTTTGTTGCTGGTATGCCATGGATAACAGTGATCCTTTTCAATGCCCTTGTAGTATCAGTCACGATGTTCTTCTATATAAAAG CTGGCTGGATTGGCAATGATCCCTTAACTGTTGTGATTGGTCCAAGTGATCCATATGTCAGCATAGGTGGACGG GAAATAAACCACCTTCATGCTGCTGCTGTATTGATGACAGTGGTAATGATCATTGCTTTCCTGACTTCAATAGCTATTGTTCGGCGTATACTGATAGCGACATCCACAACCGTCCTAAAG GTGGCTGCAAAGGTCATTGGTGAAGTCCATGCACTCATCATCTTTCCGGTCGTACCATACTTCGCCCTTGCTATCATCTATATGTTCTGGTTTGCGGCGACACTGTATCTTTTCAGCTCTGGTCAAGTTCTACAAAATGATTGCAATGCAGAGTGCTGCTCATTTGATCTCAAGCTGGGAAAAGTAAATTGTGACAGCTGTTGCGGGTACAGTGTCCATTACACCCCTCATATTGGAATTGCGATTCTTTTCCACCTGTTTGGCTGTTACTGGGCAACACAATTCTTCATCGCATGCTCTTCGACCGTAATTGCTGGATCAGTTGCTTCATACTACTGGGCGCGTGGTGAAATATCG CATGACATACCATTTCATACCGTGGTGTCCTCCGTGAAGCGTTTGCTGCGCTACAGCCTTGGATCTGTGGCTCTAGGTTCACTGATCGTATCCAGCGTGGAGTGGGTGCGGTGTATACTTAAATCGCTCCGCCGTAGGCTGAAGGGGGTTGATTCAACTGGTGAAAGCCGCTTGGGGAAGACAGTGTCATCCTCATCTCACTGCTGCTTGGGCTGCATAGACTGGACCATCAAGTCAGTGAACCGGAATGCTTATATCGTG ATTGCCGTTACAGGGAAAGGGTTCTGCAAAGCCTCCGAGCTCGCGACCGGGCTGATAATGAACAACATACTGCGCATCGGTAAGGTGAACGTCATCGGGGACGTGATCCTCTACCTCGGAAAGCTGTGCGTGAGCCTGTCCAGCGCGCTGTTCGCGTTCCTCATGCTGGACACCCACAAGTACAGGTCTGCTCACAACAAGATATCGTCCCCGCTCTTCCCCGTGCTG CTGTGCTGGGCGCTTGGGTACGTGGTGGCGCAGCTCTTCTTCGGGGTGGTGGAGACGTCGGTGGAGACGATAATCCTGTCCTTCTGCCAGGACGCGGAGGAGCACGACGGGGAGGCGCAGTACGCTCCCCCGCTGCTCATGGAGACGCTGGGCGACACGAGCCAGCTGCAGAGGCTCACGCAGGGGCCTTGA
- the LOC123147701 gene encoding cold-responsive protein kinase 1 — protein MPCCSCCFRVSNKEEKHASDLYSRSMGRLSSEKKIKLFSYAELRSATNNFHRSNHIGRGGFGAVYKGALRDGSGDVAVKVLSAHSRQGTREFLTEIDVIANVEHPSLVSLLGCCVEGRHRILIYELLPNGSLHGALLASASDPSRLTWAIRRGVCVGVARGLAFLHEEMASGPIVHRDIKASNVLLDAGYGAKIGDFGLAKLFPDAATHVSTRVAGTAGYLAPEYALYGHLTKKADVYSFGVLLLETVTGKSSSRSFHLSDEGDKVLVERVWELYEAANLRDMIDPAMEDGCNEEEAVRYMKVALLCTQATPLRRPSMPRVLEMLEREDVRLREKEITPPGYVLRDNKDIHSTSMVVASHTVTEVAPR, from the exons ATGCCTTGTTGCTCTTGCTGCTTCCGCGTCTCCAACAAGGAAGAGAAACACGCCTCCGATCTCTACTCCCGTTCCATGGGCA GACTGTCATCTGAGAAGAAGATCAAGCTCTTCTCCTACGCGGAGCTGCGGTCGGCGACCAACAACTTCCACCGGAGCAACCACATCGGGCGAGGCGGCTTCGGCGCCGTCTACAAGGGCGCGCTGCGGGACGGCAGCGGCGACGTGGCGGTCAAGGTGCTGTCCGCGCACTCCCGGCAGGGCACCAGGGAGTTCCTCACCGAGATCGACGTCATCGCCAACGTGGAGCACCCCAGCCTGGTGTCCCTGCTGGGCTGCTGCGTGGAGGGCCGCCACCGCATCCTCATCTACGAGCTCCTCCCCAACGGCAGCCTCCACGGCGCcctcctcgcctccgccagcgaccCCTCCAGGCTCACTTGGGCGATCAGGCGCGGCGTCTGCGTCGGCGTCGCTAGGGGCCTGGCGTTCCTGCACGAGGAGATGGCATCCGGCCCCATCGTGCACAGGGACATCAAGGCCAGCAACGTCCTCCTCGACGCCGGCTACGGCGCCAAGATCGGCGACTTCGGCCTCGCCAAGCTCTTCCCGGACGCCGCCACGCACGTCAGCACCCGCGTCGCGGGGACCGCGGGGTACCTCGCGCCGGAGTACGCGCTGTACGGCCATCTCACCAAGAAGGCCGACGTCTACAGCTTCGGGGTGCTGCTGCTGGAGACCGTCACCGGCAAGAGCAGCTCCAGGAGCTTCCATTTATCCGACGAGGGGGACAAGGTgctggtggagagggtgtgggAGCTCTACGAGGCGGCCAACCTCAGGGACATGATCGACCCGGCGAtggaagacggctgcaatgaggaGGAGGCTGTGAGGTACATGAAGGTGGCGCTGCTGTGCACGCAGGCGACGCCGCTGCGGCGGCCGTCGATGCCGCGGGTGCTGGAGATGCTGGAGAGGGAGGATGTCCGGTTGAGGGAGAAAGAGATCACGCCGCCGGGCTACGTCCTCCGGGACAACAAGGACATCCACTCCACGTCCATGGTCGTTGCTTCGCACACCGTGACGGAGGTAGCGCCAAGGTAA